From Woronichinia naegeliana WA131, the proteins below share one genomic window:
- a CDS encoding PRC-barrel domain-containing protein, with amino-acid sequence MTIDNIRLRNEFINTQVITRNTGKKLGVVKEILVDIDQRELVALGLRDNILALSGMPQYLYLNSICQTGDVVLVEDENVFEIVDIDAYTSLINSEVITETGEPLGRVRDFQFNLENGKVSSIIIASLGYPQIPEQLISTYELSMEEVISSGPNRLIVFEGAEERLTQLSVGLLERLGIGRPAWEKEEEDMYYPPTARPENQLGTGTPIRTPVQVRQPVMEERWHEDDWEETRPAPPLRRQAETIRYEEDDYEEDNWGESKREMAVRQPLYEPEDDYDGDLWDESMEPEPYNPPRVNIPEKRREKMPEYYEE; translated from the coding sequence ATGACCATTGATAACATCCGACTACGCAACGAGTTCATTAATACCCAGGTAATCACCCGCAACACAGGTAAGAAATTAGGGGTGGTAAAAGAGATTTTGGTGGATATTGACCAGCGTGAGCTTGTTGCCCTGGGATTGCGGGATAATATTTTGGCCCTGTCTGGTATGCCCCAATACCTCTACCTCAACAGTATTTGTCAAACAGGGGATGTCGTACTGGTAGAGGATGAAAACGTCTTTGAGATTGTCGATATTGATGCCTATACTTCCCTCATTAACAGCGAAGTGATCACGGAAACAGGCGAACCTCTAGGACGAGTTCGGGATTTTCAATTTAACTTAGAAAATGGCAAAGTTTCCTCAATTATTATTGCCTCTCTTGGTTATCCCCAAATCCCAGAGCAACTGATCAGCACCTACGAATTATCAATGGAAGAAGTGATCAGTAGCGGACCCAATCGCCTCATCGTTTTTGAGGGTGCTGAAGAACGTCTAACCCAACTAAGTGTAGGATTGCTAGAGCGATTAGGTATTGGTCGTCCGGCTTGGGAAAAAGAAGAAGAGGATATGTATTATCCCCCGACTGCTCGTCCCGAAAATCAATTAGGCACTGGTACTCCTATTCGTACTCCTGTCCAGGTTCGCCAACCCGTTATGGAAGAGCGTTGGCATGAAGATGACTGGGAAGAAACTCGTCCCGCCCCGCCCCTACGTCGTCAGGCAGAAACCATTCGCTATGAAGAGGATGATTACGAGGAGGATAATTGGGGAGAAAGTAAACGGGAAATGGCTGTCCGTCAACCTCTCTATGAACCGGAAGATGACTATGATGGCGATCTGTGGGATGAGTCCATGGAACCTGAACCCTACAATCCGCCCAGAGTTAATATTCCTGAAAAACGGCGGGAAAAAATGCCTGAATATTACGAAGAATAG